A part of Blastocatellia bacterium genomic DNA contains:
- a CDS encoding DUF5009 domain-containing protein has product MTPQSGSPHPIVAAHAERLVSLDVFRGITIAGMILVNNPGSWSHVYRPLQHAEWHGWTPTDLIFPFFLFIVGVAITLSLPKRLARGDSRRALFAQIVQRTLILFALGLLLNGFPFYDLSKIRIPGVLQRIALCYFFASLIFMWTKLKGQVMFTVALLILYWLLMTLVPVPGYGAGVLEQEGNLAAYVDYRLLRGHLWKPTWDPEGLLSTIPAIATTLCGVLTGYWLKAARSVSEKTRGLLLAGLAGVLLGQLMDVWFPINKNLWTSSYVVFTAGMALLCLGACVWFVDGLGYRRLVTPFVMYGVNPIIVFVLSGLLGRLMVIYKLTQPDGSSVSFKTYVYEHFFASWAGPMNGSLLFAIAYVIAWLIPLAILYRKKIFIKI; this is encoded by the coding sequence ATGACGCCTCAATCCGGCAGCCCTCACCCCATCGTCGCGGCGCATGCTGAGCGACTGGTTTCGCTTGATGTGTTTCGTGGCATCACCATAGCCGGTATGATTTTGGTGAACAATCCGGGCAGTTGGAGCCATGTTTATAGACCACTGCAACATGCCGAATGGCACGGCTGGACGCCGACCGATTTAATTTTCCCATTCTTCTTGTTCATCGTCGGTGTGGCCATCACGCTCTCGTTGCCGAAGCGATTGGCGCGGGGCGATAGCCGGCGGGCGCTGTTTGCGCAAATCGTGCAGCGCACGCTTATCCTGTTTGCGCTCGGCCTGTTGTTAAACGGCTTCCCGTTCTACGACCTGTCGAAGATTCGCATCCCCGGCGTGCTGCAACGCATTGCCCTATGTTACTTCTTTGCCTCGCTCATCTTCATGTGGACAAAGCTCAAAGGGCAGGTCATGTTCACCGTGGCGCTCTTGATTCTTTACTGGCTATTGATGACGCTGGTGCCGGTTCCCGGCTACGGCGCCGGCGTGCTGGAGCAGGAGGGAAATCTGGCGGCGTACGTGGATTATCGGTTGTTGCGCGGCCATCTGTGGAAACCGACGTGGGACCCGGAAGGATTGCTCAGCACGATACCGGCGATTGCCACGACGTTGTGTGGTGTGTTGACCGGTTACTGGCTGAAAGCAGCTCGCAGCGTCAGCGAGAAAACGCGCGGGCTGCTCCTGGCCGGTCTGGCCGGCGTTCTCCTGGGGCAACTCATGGACGTTTGGTTCCCGATTAACAAAAACCTATGGACCAGCTCTTATGTTGTGTTCACAGCCGGGATGGCGTTGCTGTGCCTCGGTGCATGCGTGTGGTTCGTAGATGGTCTCGGCTACCGGCGGTTGGTTACACCATTCGTGATGTACGGCGTGAACCCGATCATCGTATTCGTATTATCCGGGCTGCTGGGTCGTTTGATGGTCATCTACAAACTGACTCAGCCGGATGGTTCGTCAGTGTCTTTCAAAACCTACGTGTATGAGCATTTTTTCGCTTCTTGGGCTGGGCCGATGAACGGTTCGCTGCTGTTTGCCATCGCTTATGTCATCGCATGGCTCATTCCTCTGGCCATCCTCTATCGCAAGAAGATATTCATCAAGATTTGA